The genomic segment TGATCAATCGGCTGAGAAGATTGTCGACACAGCAAAACGTTCTGGTGCTACTGTATCTGGACCGATCCCACTCCCAACGGAGAAAGCGATCTACACAGTACTTCGTGCCGTTCACAAGTACAAAGATGCTCGTGAGCAGTTCGAAATGCGTACACACAAACGTTTGATCGACATCGTTAACCCAACACCGAAAACAGTTGATGCGCTTATGCGTCTTGAACTTCCATCGGGCGTTGACATTGAAATCAAACTTTAATTTTTCTTCTATAAATAGTTGATACTAGCCAGAAGATCAAAATCATTCAATATTAGGAGGTGTATCTCATGGCTAAAGGAATCTTAGGAACTAAACTCGGTATGACACAAATCTTCAACGAGTCAGGCGAAGTAGTACCAGTTACTGTCGTTTCAGTAGAAGGTAACGTTGTTCTTCAATTGAAGACAATGGAAGTGGACGGTTACGAAGCAGTCCAACTCGGCTTTGGTGATATCAAAGAAGGTCGTCAAAACAAACCGCAAAAAGGTCACGCTGCGAAAGCAAGTGCGACACCTAAGCGCTTCATTAAAGAAATCCGTACATCTGTAACAGATTTCGAAATCGGTCAAGAGATTAAAGCAGATACTTTCGCTGCAGGCGAAATGGTTGATGTAACAGGTACGTCGAAAGGTAAAGGTTTCGCTGGAGCAATCAAGCGTCACAACCAATCACGTGGTCCAATGGCTCACGGTTCGCGTTACCACCGTCGCCCAGGTTCAATGGGTCCTGTCGCTCCAAACCGTGTATTCAAAGGGAAATTGCTCCCAGGACGCATGGGTGGAGAACAAATCACTGTTCAAAACCTTGAAATCGTAAAAGTTGATGTAGAACGTGGCTTACTCCTCGTCAAGGGTGCTATCCCAGGCGCACGTAAGAGCCAAGTTGTCGTCAAAACTGCGGTTAAAGGCAACTAATCCGTTTGCAAGGAAAGGAGGAATAACGAATGCCTAAAGTAGCTTTGCTTAACCAAACAGGTACACAAGTTGGAGATATTGAGCTCGCAGATGCCGTTTTCGGAATCGAGCCAAACGAAGCAGTCGTATACGATGCAATCGTCATGCAACAAGCTTCACGTCGCCAAGGTACACATGATACAAAAGGTCGCTCGGAAGTTCGCGGTGGCGGCCGTAAACCATGGAAACAAAAAGGTACTGGTCGTGCACGCCAAGGTTCGATCCGTTCGCCACAATGGGTTGGCGGTGGAACAGTCTTCGGTCCAACACCACGTTCGTACGCTTATAAACTTCCTAAAAAGGTTCGTCGTCTCGCATTACGTTCAGCACTTTCTTCGAAAGTCGCTAACAACGAGTTCATCGTTCTTGAAGGTTTGACAATCGATGCTCCGAAAACAAAAGATATGATTTCGGTCTTCGCTGCTCTTTCAATCGAACGTAAAGTTCTTGTCGTTACTGCTGATTACAACGAGACAGTCGTTCTTTCAACACGCAACATTCCTGGTGTCACAGTCGTTGACGCTGCTGGAGTAAACGTCCTTGATCTTGTCGGACACGACAAAGTCATCTTCACGAAGGATGCAGTTGCGAGAGTAGAGGAGGTGCTTGCATAATGGCACATACACACGACATTATCAAACGTCCTGTAATTACTGAACGCTCAGTGAACCAAATGGCTGAGAAAAAGTACACGTTCGAAGTAGACGTGAAGGCATCTAAGACTCAAATCAAAGATGCTGTTGAAGCGATTTTCGGCGTTAAAGTTGAAAAAATCAACACACTTATCTCAAAACCAAAAGCAAAACGCGTAGGTCGTCACGCTGGTTACACAGCACGCCGCAAAAAAGCGGTCGTCACGCTTACTGCAGATAGCAAAGAACTCGATTACCTCGGTTAATCGGTACTCTGTAGAAAAGGAGGGAACTCTCGATGGGAATTAAAAAGTTTAAACCGACCACTAACGGTCGTCGTAACATGACTGCACTCGACTTTGCTGAAATTACGGCTTCACGTCCTGAAAAATCGTTAACTGAAAAGCTTTCGAAAAAGGGCGGACGTAACAACCAAGGTCGCTTGACAGTACGTCACCAAGGTGGCGGACACAAACGTAAATACCGTATCATCGACTTCAAACGTAACAAGGATGGCATCGCTGGCCGTATCGCTACAATCGAGTACGATCCGAACCGCTCTGCAAACATCGCTCTTGTACACTACATCGATGGTGAAAAACGCTACATCCTCGCACCTAAAGGATTGAAAGTTGACATGCAAATCATGTCAGGAGCAGAAGCTGACATTAAAGTCGGTAACGCTCTTCCGCTTGTAAACATCCCAGTTGGTACGTTGATCCACAACATCGAACTTAAGCCTGGTAAAGGTGGTCAGTTGGTACGTTCAGCTGGTACTTCTGCTCAGCTTCTCGGTAAAGATGGTAAATACGCGATTGTTCGTCTTCAATCAGGCGAAACACGTATGATCCTTGCTACTTGCCGTGCTACAATCGGCGCTGTCGGTAATGAAGAGCATGAGCTCGTCAATATCGGTAAAGCTGGTCGTTCACGCTGGCTCGGAAAACGTCCTACAGTTCGTGGTTCTGTAATGAACCCAGTTGATCACCCACACGGTGGTGGTGAAGGACGTGCTCCAATCGGTCGTTCGGGCCCACTTACTCCTTGGGGTAAACCGGCACTCGGATACAAAACTCGTAAGAAAAACAAAGCGAGCGATAAATACATCGTCCGCCGTTCTAAAAAATAATTACGTGATTTCTGAACGGTTCGTAGGAACCGTTCCTGAATCATGCCAAAGGGAGGTACAACTATGGGTCGCAGCTTGAAAAAAGGTCCATTTGCAGATCACCATTTGCTCGCTAAGGTTGACAAAGCCAACGAAGCTGGTGACAAGCATGTTATCAAAACTTGGTCACGCCGCTCGACAATCTTCCCAGAGTTCATCGGTCACACGATCGCTGTCTACGATGGTCGTAAACACGTACCGGTTTACATGACAGAAGATATGGTCGGTCACAAACTTGGTGAATTCGCGCCAACTCGTTCTTATAAAGGACATGCTGGTAACGATAAGAAGACGAAACGTTAATCTGAGGGGAGGTACTCATTATGCAATCAAAAGCATCGGCTAATATGGTTCGCATTGCTCCTCGTAAGGCACGTCTCGTAGTAGACTTAATCCGCGGGAAGCAAATCGGCGAAGCTCTTTCGATTCTTGCTTACACGAACAAGGCAGCAACGCCAATCGTTGAAAAAGCATTGAAATCGGCAATCGCGAACGCTGAGCACAACTTCGACATGAACATCGAAAACCTCGTAGTAACAGAGGCTTACGTCAACGAAGGTCCAACGCTCAAACGTTTCCGCCCACGTGCAATGGGTCGCGCAAGCCGTATCAACAAACGTACGAGCCACGTTCACATCGTGGTATCTGAAAAATAAGGAGGGATTACCGTGGGTCAGAAGATTAACCCAACTGGTCTTCGCGTAGGTATCATCAAAGACTGGGAATCACGTTGGTTCGCAGATAAAGACTATGCTGATCTCCTTCATGAAGACTACGTAGTTCGTGAATATATCGAAAAACGTCTTAAAGACGCTAGTGTTTCTAAAATTGAAATCGAGCGCGCTGCAAACCGCTTGAACATTTCACTTCACACTGCTAAACCTGGTATGGTTATCGGTAAAGGCGGTTCTGAAATCGAAACACTTCGTACAGACATCACTAACCTTGCAAAAGGCAAACGCGTTCACGTTAACGTCGTTGAAGTGAAAAACCCGGATGCAGTTGCTAAACTTGTCGCTGAAAACATCGCTCGCCAACTTGAAGGCCGCGTATCTTTCCGTCGTGCAATGAAGCAATCAATCCAACGTTCTATGCGTTCAGGTATCAAAGGAATCAAGACTGAAGTTTCTGGTCGTCTTGGTGGCGCTGATATCGCTCGTTCAGAGAAGTATTCAGAAGGAACAGTTCCACTTCATACACTCCGTGCAGACATCGATTACGGTACTGCTGAAGCTGATACAACTTACGGCAAAATTGGCGTAAAAGTATGGCTCCACCACGGTGAAGTGCTTCCTACTAAAAAAGCAGCATCTAACGAACAATAATCCACATCCGTCTAGGGAAGGAGGCAACACAACATGTTGTTACCAAAACGTGTAAAATATCGTCGTGTTCACCGCGGCAACATGCGTGGTAAAGCGAAACGTGGTACTACAGTACACTTCGGCGAGTTCGGTATCCAAGCTCAAGAAGCTAGCTGGATCACTAGCCGTCAAATCGAATCAGCGCGTATCGCGATGACTCGTTATATGAAACGTGGTGGTAAAGTGTGGATCAAGATTTTCCCACATAAACCATACACTAAAAAACCTCTTGAAGTCCGAATGGGTTCAGGTAAAGGTGCTCCGGAGGGCTGGGTTGCAGTCGTTAAACCGGGGAAAGTAATGTTCGAAATCGCAGGAGTATCGGAAGAGATCGCACGCGAAGCTCTCCGTCTTGCATCACACAAACTTCCAGTAAAATGTAAGTTCGTAAAACGTGAAGAAAATGGTGGTGATACGAATGAAAGCAACTGATCTCCGTCAGCAAACTACAGAAGAGCTCAACGGTAAAGTCGGTTCGTGGAAAGAAGAGTTGTTCAACCTTCGTTTCCAACTCGCGACTGGTCAGCTTGAGAACCCTGCTCGTATCCGTGAAGTGCGCAAGTCGATTGCACGCGCGAAAACCGTTCTTCGTGAACGCGAACTCGGCATCAACAACGCATAATTCACTCGGATTCTGAGAGGAGGAACACTCAATGGAACGCACTAACAACCGCAAAGTATTAACTGGACGCGTCGTATCTGACAAAATGGATAAAACGATCGTTGTTTCAGTTGAGACTAAAGTAAAGCACAAGCTCTACGGCAAACGCGTAAACTACTCTAAGAAGTATAAAACGCATGATGAAAGCAACACAGCTAAAATCGGTGATGTTGTACGCATTCAAGAAACACGTCCACTTTCTAAGGACAAACGTTTCCGTCTCGTAGAAGTCGTCGAAAAAGCAGTAATCATCTAAACTCTAATTAGTTCGGATGAATAAACATCCGGAGGGAGGTACAATCGTATGATTCAACAAGAATCTCGCTTGAAAGTAGCAGACAACTCAGGAGCTCGTGAAGTCTTGACGATCAAAGTCCTCGGTGGATCTGGTCGCAAAACTGCTAACATCGGTGACGTAATTGTTTGCACAGTTAAACAAGCAACACCAGGTGGCGTTGTCAAAAAAGGTGAAGTTGTACGCGCAGTAGTCGTTCGTACTAAACGTGGCGTTCGTCGTAAAGACGGTTCGTACATCCGTTTTGACGAAAATGCAGCAGTCATCATCAAAGATGATAAAAGCCCACGTGGCACACGTATCTTCGGACCAGTCGCACGCGAACTTCGTGAAAAAGACTTCATGAAGATCGTCTCGTTGGCACCGGAAGTACTTTAATTCCAAAGAATTCCTACAAGGAGGTGCTCTAACGATGCATGTCAAAAAAGGTGATAAAGTTCAGGTTATGACTGGTAAAGATAAAGGCAAACAAGGCGTTATTCTTACTGCTATGCCTAAAAAAGATCGCGTTATCGTCGAAGGCGTTAACATGATCAAAAAACACACAAAACCTTCTCAACTTAACCCGCAAGGCGGAATTGTCGAGAAAGAAGCACCGATTCACGTATCGAACGTTATGCTCATCGACCCTAAGACAGGAACTCCAACACGCGTTGGTTTCACTGTGGTTGACGGCAAGAAAGTACGTATCGCTAAAAAATCGGGCGAAGCTTTAGATAAATAAGAAGATTTAAAGAAAGGAGGTCCACTTTCTGATGAACCGTTTAAAAGCTAAATACCAAGACGAAATCGTCAAAGTAATGATGGAGAAATTCAACTATACTTCTGTAATGCAAGCGCCGAAAGTCGATAAGATCGTAATCAACATGGGTGTTGGTGACGCTGTTACGAACACGAAAGCACTTGACATGGCAGTAGAAGAGCTTCAGCTCCTCACTGGTCAGAAGCCACTCATCACGAAAGCTAAGAAATCAATCGCTGGTTTCAAACTTCGTGAAGGTATGCCAATCGGTGCGAAGGTTACACTTCGCGGAGAGCGCATGTTCGAATTCCTCGACAAGTTGATCAACGTGTCACTTCCACGTGTACGTGACTTCCGTGGTGTATCGAAGAAATCATTCGATGGCCGTGGTAACTACACGCTAGGCGTGAAGGAACAATTGATCTTCCCAGAGATCGACTACGATCGCGTATCTAAAGTCCGTGGTATGGACATCGTTATCGTAACTACTGCTAATACGGATGAAGAGTCTCGTGAGCTTCTCACAGCACTCGGCATGCCATTCCAAAAATAAGGGAGGCCGCACACATGGCTAAGAAATCAATGATCGCACGTGAAGTAAAACGCCAAGCACTCGTAGAGCGCTACGCTGAACAACGCGCAGAATTGAAAGCACAAGGCGACTACATCGGCTTGAGCAAACTCCCACGTAACTCTTCAGCGGTTCGTTTACACAACCGTTGCAGTATCACTGGCCGTCCACACGGTTACATTGGTAAATTCGGTATCAGCCGTATTAAGTTCCGTGATCTTGCTCATAAAGGTCAAATCCCTGGTGTTAAAAAAGCAAGCTGGTAATTCATTAAAGTTGTGAAAGGAGGTACATCGCATGGTTATGACAGATCCGATTGCAGATATGCTTACACGCATTCGTAATGCAAACATGGTTCGCCATGAGAAGTTGGAAATGCCAGCTTCTACAATCAAACGTGAAGTCGCTGAAATCCTCAAACGTGAAGGTTTCATCCGCGATGTTGAATATCTCGAGGACAGCAAACAAGGTACGCTCCGCGTATTCCTTAAGTACGGCGCAAGCAACGAACGCGTCATCACTGGACTCAAACGTATCTCGAAACCAGGTCTTCGCGTTTACGCGAAAGCTGATGAAATCCCGAAAGTACTCGGTGGTCTCGGAA from the Exiguobacterium oxidotolerans JCM 12280 genome contains:
- the rpsJ gene encoding 30S ribosomal protein S10; the protein is MANEKIRIRLKAYDHRVLDQSAEKIVDTAKRSGATVSGPIPLPTEKAIYTVLRAVHKYKDAREQFEMRTHKRLIDIVNPTPKTVDALMRLELPSGVDIEIKL
- the rplC gene encoding 50S ribosomal protein L3, which codes for MAKGILGTKLGMTQIFNESGEVVPVTVVSVEGNVVLQLKTMEVDGYEAVQLGFGDIKEGRQNKPQKGHAAKASATPKRFIKEIRTSVTDFEIGQEIKADTFAAGEMVDVTGTSKGKGFAGAIKRHNQSRGPMAHGSRYHRRPGSMGPVAPNRVFKGKLLPGRMGGEQITVQNLEIVKVDVERGLLLVKGAIPGARKSQVVVKTAVKGN
- the rplD gene encoding 50S ribosomal protein L4; protein product: MPKVALLNQTGTQVGDIELADAVFGIEPNEAVVYDAIVMQQASRRQGTHDTKGRSEVRGGGRKPWKQKGTGRARQGSIRSPQWVGGGTVFGPTPRSYAYKLPKKVRRLALRSALSSKVANNEFIVLEGLTIDAPKTKDMISVFAALSIERKVLVVTADYNETVVLSTRNIPGVTVVDAAGVNVLDLVGHDKVIFTKDAVARVEEVLA
- the rplW gene encoding 50S ribosomal protein L23 gives rise to the protein MAHTHDIIKRPVITERSVNQMAEKKYTFEVDVKASKTQIKDAVEAIFGVKVEKINTLISKPKAKRVGRHAGYTARRKKAVVTLTADSKELDYLG
- the rplB gene encoding 50S ribosomal protein L2 yields the protein MGIKKFKPTTNGRRNMTALDFAEITASRPEKSLTEKLSKKGGRNNQGRLTVRHQGGGHKRKYRIIDFKRNKDGIAGRIATIEYDPNRSANIALVHYIDGEKRYILAPKGLKVDMQIMSGAEADIKVGNALPLVNIPVGTLIHNIELKPGKGGQLVRSAGTSAQLLGKDGKYAIVRLQSGETRMILATCRATIGAVGNEEHELVNIGKAGRSRWLGKRPTVRGSVMNPVDHPHGGGEGRAPIGRSGPLTPWGKPALGYKTRKKNKASDKYIVRRSKK
- the rpsS gene encoding 30S ribosomal protein S19, with the protein product MGRSLKKGPFADHHLLAKVDKANEAGDKHVIKTWSRRSTIFPEFIGHTIAVYDGRKHVPVYMTEDMVGHKLGEFAPTRSYKGHAGNDKKTKR
- the rplV gene encoding 50S ribosomal protein L22, which gives rise to MQSKASANMVRIAPRKARLVVDLIRGKQIGEALSILAYTNKAATPIVEKALKSAIANAEHNFDMNIENLVVTEAYVNEGPTLKRFRPRAMGRASRINKRTSHVHIVVSEK
- the rpsC gene encoding 30S ribosomal protein S3 — protein: MGQKINPTGLRVGIIKDWESRWFADKDYADLLHEDYVVREYIEKRLKDASVSKIEIERAANRLNISLHTAKPGMVIGKGGSEIETLRTDITNLAKGKRVHVNVVEVKNPDAVAKLVAENIARQLEGRVSFRRAMKQSIQRSMRSGIKGIKTEVSGRLGGADIARSEKYSEGTVPLHTLRADIDYGTAEADTTYGKIGVKVWLHHGEVLPTKKAASNEQ
- the rplP gene encoding 50S ribosomal protein L16, with the protein product MLLPKRVKYRRVHRGNMRGKAKRGTTVHFGEFGIQAQEASWITSRQIESARIAMTRYMKRGGKVWIKIFPHKPYTKKPLEVRMGSGKGAPEGWVAVVKPGKVMFEIAGVSEEIAREALRLASHKLPVKCKFVKREENGGDTNESN
- the rpmC gene encoding 50S ribosomal protein L29, with the protein product MKATDLRQQTTEELNGKVGSWKEELFNLRFQLATGQLENPARIREVRKSIARAKTVLRERELGINNA
- the rpsQ gene encoding 30S ribosomal protein S17 gives rise to the protein MERTNNRKVLTGRVVSDKMDKTIVVSVETKVKHKLYGKRVNYSKKYKTHDESNTAKIGDVVRIQETRPLSKDKRFRLVEVVEKAVII
- the rplN gene encoding 50S ribosomal protein L14 — translated: MIQQESRLKVADNSGAREVLTIKVLGGSGRKTANIGDVIVCTVKQATPGGVVKKGEVVRAVVVRTKRGVRRKDGSYIRFDENAAVIIKDDKSPRGTRIFGPVARELREKDFMKIVSLAPEVL
- the rplX gene encoding 50S ribosomal protein L24, with translation MHVKKGDKVQVMTGKDKGKQGVILTAMPKKDRVIVEGVNMIKKHTKPSQLNPQGGIVEKEAPIHVSNVMLIDPKTGTPTRVGFTVVDGKKVRIAKKSGEALDK
- the rplE gene encoding 50S ribosomal protein L5 gives rise to the protein MNRLKAKYQDEIVKVMMEKFNYTSVMQAPKVDKIVINMGVGDAVTNTKALDMAVEELQLLTGQKPLITKAKKSIAGFKLREGMPIGAKVTLRGERMFEFLDKLINVSLPRVRDFRGVSKKSFDGRGNYTLGVKEQLIFPEIDYDRVSKVRGMDIVIVTTANTDEESRELLTALGMPFQK
- the rpsN gene encoding 30S ribosomal protein S14; protein product: MAKKSMIAREVKRQALVERYAEQRAELKAQGDYIGLSKLPRNSSAVRLHNRCSITGRPHGYIGKFGISRIKFRDLAHKGQIPGVKKASW
- the rpsH gene encoding 30S ribosomal protein S8, translating into MVMTDPIADMLTRIRNANMVRHEKLEMPASTIKREVAEILKREGFIRDVEYLEDSKQGTLRVFLKYGASNERVITGLKRISKPGLRVYAKADEIPKVLGGLGIAIVSTSKGVMTDKEARQQKVGGEVIAYIW